AGTTTGGTAATAGATTTGTCATATTTGTATTGTCTAGATCTCCTATATTGGGAATGCAGTAGAGCCTTGCGACGGACCTGCAATATTGAAGTCACCAAAAAGGTGAATGCCACTATTCCTGGCACGAACAAGAAGATAATGGCCGTGGTCAAACGAAACAAGTAGTCTCCTTGGTGTGCTCGACCACAGAAATCGTAATCCAAATCATAGTATATACCAGCTCCAGACACCACGCCACTCATTCCGAAGATCATAACAGCAAGTATACCAATATCCTTGGAAACGAAAGGACGAGGGGCCGGGCTGGTTTGGGAGACACGTTGATAGATTTCCACGGCCACAAACtgttaataaaagaattgGTTACTTAATAGTtctgttttcttttttgtgtatatatttatttatatatatgaaaaatagatgGTAATAACcaattttatgcaaaattCGAATGCAAGcgtataaacatattaatattttattaaaacttaccgTGAAGAATGCATTGTAACAATAAGTAGAGGCTTGGACAGTGCCTTGAACAAATTTGCATGTAGTCGCATTGTCCACCTCTCCAGACAAAAGTAGCACAATGCTTGTTGGGAGCACTCCAGAGGTAATTACCAAGTCGGATACTCCGGTACAGgccataaaaatgtttcctgATGAAagattatacaattatatttataaaaatattgaataggacttttttatatgacaaaccatagtaacaaaataaatttttgctaaTAGCCATTCCCAGTaattaaacaagaaatattgCAAAACAGCATTAAAAGtgataaaacaaagaaattttttatagaataaaaaaaataccaaagaTCGCATCGCATCGCTTTCACCATTCGCAATCATAATTTCAAttaggaattaaattttatactatatttcattaagtttagcattcataacaaaaacgcagttatcaaataaaatgaattcgtaaataaataacatttaactagtttaaatattaaattcttaccaatattccttaaattttcatcaataaCAAATGACGATACAAAGAGTCCGTTCAGTACTGTACCCACTAATGTGGTAAATACCAAGATCAAAATGCGACTTGCTCTCGTAAGGTTGTTGTTGGAGAGGAGTGGCGAGTACATAGCAACATTTGTCTccactttattaatataggtTACAAAggctaaaacaaaacaaaaaatattgcgaatttattataaagcccaaaaaatattcttatttcgcagtatacattttttgcaGAATTATTTGTACCGACAACACCGTTTTAGttcgtcaaaaaaaaatacataacaaatgAAGTCGATAAGAcggataaaattaaatttaatataatttatttgtcccataaaagttactttaagtatcattattttatatcacgtTATATCGAGACGCACTAAACTTTTTCCGCGCGCaagctttttgttttaaaacaattttgattatttaatttctttagaaatattacatttaatattgtaacttttaatgtattttaagacattacaacagtttttttttatataattgttcacaatttaaaaaatagagaTATTCTTAAGtttcactttaatatttttgaaaacagtttttatttaatattataactacttACTTGGTTCATTGATGTCCGATAAATTATATGATCGAAGGATTGATGTAAGATTATTCATCTTGAAACTGGTGTTCAATGTTCAAGTTCCCGGGGAACGTTGCTGCTGTCCGGCGACCGAATCGAATGTAAATGGCAAGCAGTGAATGCGACTGAGCACAGGTTGACACCACTGTCGGAGGTCGAAGGTTCAGGAAGCATACGTGTTTTGAGGAGAGTCCTCCAAAGGGGCGGAGCCTATACCTATTTCATTTacacttcatatttttatttaaataaaatattttcgtgaCACCCGAGTCCCGGAACTTTTTATTGAGattcttttcttattatttgactaTTACGTATTATTTGACGAGGTTTTGAAGCACTTTTAGAAAGATAACTTTGTATTAGATTTAgacttttgtattaaataaactgaaatcagaaaaaaattgcaacaataatgatttttatttactcttaCAATCAAAACactatttttaaacactaatATAATGACGATGAAATTTTTggtgacatttaatatttttttaatatccgaGAACTAGAAAGTTGTGTGTACCAACAAGCATTCCCGTTACCAATCAGGATTTGGGGCGGTGCGATGCGCGCGAATGGGTGGAATTGGCTGGAAGTATGGGGTTGTGGGGTTAGGCGGTAGTGGGGATACGAGCTTGGGGGTTAGGGGGTAGAGTAGTCGGAAGGATGGAAATTTCCAGATTCAGGGGATGAGGTGGTGGTCTGTCGATTATGGTGCGTTTTGACGTTTCGAAACTAAGCACTTATATCAacaacgtatttttttaattatattgcctttaaaaaaaatataactaa
This Danaus plexippus chromosome Z, MEX_DaPlex, whole genome shotgun sequence DNA region includes the following protein-coding sequences:
- the LOC116778037 gene encoding melatonin receptor type 1B-B-like → MNNLTSILRSYNLSDINEPTFVTYINKVETNVAMYSPLLSNNNLTRASRILILVFTTLVGTVLNGLFVSSFVIDENLRNIGNIFMACTGVSDLVITSGVLPTSIVLLLSGEVDNATTCKFVQGTVQASTYCYNAFFTFVAVEIYQRVSQTSPAPRPFVSKDIGILAVMIFGMSGVVSGAGIYYDLDYDFCGRAHQGDYLFRLTTAIIFLFVPGIVAFTFLVTSILQVRRKALLHSQYRRSRQYKYDKSITKLNFLAYTTFVCSWLPYFIVVHKYPDASNAVFYESAYCGVFRALVPGFLYGVVNSIFRNVYGDILGYCCCQDNLYSPYKGSRRGLEMTTTTSPGEIRVHIMQQAMSGGSHPRCTCQTRNL